The Lactuca sativa cultivar Salinas chromosome 2, Lsat_Salinas_v11, whole genome shotgun sequence genome includes the window CCCATACCTTATCCACCAAAAACTGTTCACCATGTTCCATATCAAAGTCAACAACCGGACGCCCAGTCATAATTTCAAGAAGCAATACACCAAAGCTATAAACATCGGATTTACGTGTCAAACGTCCACTAATAGCATACTCAGGAGACAAATACcctctaaaaagaaaaagaaaaaaagtgtTAGCTAATTCTGAAATGACATGTTTGGGGTATGAGATAAAACAGAGTAGTACTTACAGTGTCCCAGCAACACGTGTACTAATGTGAGTGGCGTCGTCTTGAAATAATCTTGAAAGGCCGAAATCGGCAACTTTGGGGTTAAAGTTGTGATCTAGAAGGACATTGCTTGCTTTGATATCTCTATGTACTATGTAAGGGTTCTTTTCTTCATGGAGATATGCTAATGCTTTAGCAACTCCTAATGAAACATTCTTCCTTTTTGACCAACTAAAACTATTTCTATTTTGCTCCCCACCTTTGATAAATCAAGAAAACTAAGTATTAATTTATCATTAAATTGTATTAATTTGATGTGTAGTTTGGGgtgaaattgaaataaaaaagaattacctAAAAATCGATGTGAGAGACTATTGTTTTCCATGTAATCATATACCAAACAACGTTTGGCTCCTTCGACACAACACCCATGAAGATTTACAAGATTTTCGTGGTGTACATCAGATAATGCAGCGATTTCAGATATGAATTCACGTTCTCCTCTCATTGATTCCAGTTCTACAGAAAGTACTTTTATTGCCACGATAGTCCCATCTCTAAGTCGACcctgttaaataaaaaaaaaattataaattataagaaGGCAACTTGTTTGATAATATGCCTAAAGAAAATTAGGCAATTATTACAAGTGTGGTTCTAAACTCCTAATACAATGACATTTGCATGAAATTAGCTACGACTTTGTATGCATGAGATGAACGTTTACATGGATGCATCATCATATTGTATCGTACAACCCTCCATTGCATATGATTTGTTTGGTAAAAAAAAGTTagcttattttaatttaatatttgataaaatcataaaagtattttattgtaatttataaaatattttataaactatCTTAAACTTATAAGATGGTTTGCAAAAAGGACCAAGCCTCTTTTCTTGTGCACAAGTTTGATAATTCAATATAATAAGGTTGTTTTATTTTGACTTAACGAACCTTACTAAGTGGTTGTTTTTTTTACACAATCAAAGGTAACACGTGATTTAATTGGTTTagcaaaaaaaaagaaaaaaaaagctgGGTTAGTAT containing:
- the LOC111916392 gene encoding putative serine/threonine-protein kinase, with the translated sequence MKLSFPCSQCFCSTSDDKEVYKNEKGGESPSNFRLFSYHDLKIASDGFSSKNKVGEGGFGSVYKGRLRDGTIVAIKVLSVELESMRGEREFISEIAALSDVHHENLVNLHGCCVEGAKRCLVYDYMENNSLSHRFLGGEQNRNSFSWSKRKNVSLGVAKALAYLHEEKNPYIVHRDIKASNVLLDHNFNPKVADFGLSRLFQDDATHISTRVAGTLGYLSPEYAISGRLTRKSDVYSFGVLLLEIMTGRPVVDFDMEHGEQFLVDKVWGMYNGERLMDVVDNVLLKEDDEGLIEEAVRFLKVGLLCVQETTKLRPRMSGVIKMLSEENSVDGVKIFQPGFVADLMDVKINQKKSTMSF